A genomic window from Purpureocillium takamizusanense chromosome 2, complete sequence includes:
- a CDS encoding uncharacterized protein (COG:S~TransMembrane:5 (o51-75i87-113o133-156i168-194o214-234i)~EggNog:ENOG503P1GJ): MPFGLDDWFIVASVVATTPSIFVNVLGTTSNGLGRDIWTLSHDDITDTLKFFWAVCVLYFLETALTKLSIICFYIRIFPSAKVRRVLWITFGITAAWGVAFVICGIFQCRPISFFWTHWDGLHDGHCVEPNAIAWSNAITNIAFDLWILAIPLSQLRGLQLHWKKKAGVAIMFCLGTFVTVVSILRLQALVYFASTTNVTWNFYDTSRWSTVEICLGIVCTCLPTARLLLVRLFPSLGGTSQRRPSAYHFQDIEADRHHGHKGGVMVAARSSGLGGQ; the protein is encoded by the exons ATGCCcttcggcctcgacgactggttcatcgtcgcctcggtcgtcgccacgacgcccagcaTCTTCGTCAACGTTTTGGGGACGACGTCCAACGGTCTGGGCCGCGACATATGGACGCTGTCGCACGACGACATCACGGACACGCTCAAGTTCTTCTGGGCTGTGTGCGTCTTGTATTTCCTGGAGACGGCCCTGACGAAACTCTCCATCATATGCTTCTACATCCGCATATTCCCGTCGGCCAAAGTCCGGCGCGTCCTGTGGATAACGTTTGGCATCACTGCCGCTTGGGGGGTCGCATTTGTGATCTGCGGCATCTTCCAATGTCGACCTATCAGTTTCTTCTGGACTCATTGGGATGGTTTGCACGATGGTCATTGCGTCGAGCCTAATGCGATCGCATGGTCCAATGCCATCACGAACATCGCGTTTGACCTTTGGATCCTCGCCATTCCTCTCTCGCAGCTGCGAGGCCTGCAGCTCCATTGGAAAAAgaaggccggcgtcgccatcatgtTCTGCCTGGGGACTTT CGTCACGGTCGTGAGCATCCTGCGACTACAGGCTCTCGTGTACTTTGCGTCCACAACGAACGTGACGTGGAACTTTTACGATACGTCTCGGTGGTCGACGGTGGAGATCTGCCTGGGCATCGTGTGCACATGTCTCCCGACCGCACGTCTCCTGCTGGTGAGGCTGTTTCCCAGCCTGGGCGGAACGTCACAACGAAGACCCAGTGCATATCACTTTCAGGATATCGAAGCAGATCGCCATCATGGTCACAAGGGTGGTGTGATGGTGGCAGCCAGAAGCTCAGGATTGGGCGGCCAATAG